One Suricata suricatta isolate VVHF042 unplaced genomic scaffold, meerkat_22Aug2017_6uvM2_HiC HiC_scaffold_1762, whole genome shotgun sequence DNA window includes the following coding sequences:
- the LOC115284729 gene encoding homocysteine-responsive endoplasmic reticulum-resident ubiquitin-like domain member 2 protein, whose translation MAQSRTFHLLYLKSFFCCRELMFYSVTNKKNCDFFSFLFILLNRHQAGWFPFRQEGGQQQAANNNAEVNNDGQNANNLELEEMERLMDDGLEDESGEDAGGDASAVQRPGLMASAWSFITTFFTSLIPEGPPQVAN comes from the exons tatacttGAAATCATTTTTCTGTTGTAGGGAACTAATGTTTTATAgtgttacaaataaaaagaactgtgacttcttttcttttctctttattttattgaacAGACACCAAGCTGGCTGGTTTCCTTTTAGGCAAGAAGGAGGTCAGCAACAGGCTGCTAACAATAATGCCGAAGTTAACAATGATGGGCAAAATGCAAACAACCTAGAACTTGAAGAAATG GAGCGTCTTATGGATGACGGGCTTGAAGACGAGAGTGGAGAGGATGCAGGTGGAGACGCCAGTGCTGTTCAGAGGCCCGGGTTGATGGCGTCAGCGTGGTCTTTTATCACCACCTTCTTTACTTCGCTGATCCCAGAGGGGCCTCCCCAGGTTGCCAATTAG